The Syngnathoides biaculeatus isolate LvHL_M chromosome 20, ASM1980259v1, whole genome shotgun sequence nucleotide sequence ttgcgagcacggaggcaaatgtgagtgactgatgtgAGATGTCatagcacccaaaaaaaaaaaaagatagatcagctgcttttaatatatttaaatgtatcaTTTGCAGACTGTTTACTGGCTCGGGGCTTCAGTGTCAGGCGCCTGCGTGGATTTACGAGCTGAAACTGAAGACCTGAAGGTTTTGCTCCAGCACCACAAACATCTCAGACCATTAGAGCAACACGGTACGTTGTGATTGTTATGCAACTTGAGCTTTATTGTATCCAGGGGTTATGAACTGAAAcctatgttttttaaaaaaaaaagtagatccaACAGCAGGCGTGGGGGACATCGTGCTGGCTTCGCTCTCTGCATTTCCTTCTCGCGAAATGGCGAAAGCTGAAGAGCAATCTAACCATTCCGGCCCGGATGACGGGAGTCACGTCGGGGGAACCGCAGAggatgaagtggctgtggaggtcATAGCAGAGGTTGAAGACGAGGAGCTTCACCTGATggcagaaaatgtcattttcattttggaagATAACGGTTGGGTTGAACGAGCCGAAGGGACGACGACCGACGCGGACGCAGGTAAAGCCGAGAAAgggatggatgaaaagggaaggggTCTCACGAGTATGCACCAGGCGGACGTTCACCAAGACGACGACTCATCCATGAAGGCCGGGCCCTCGTCGAAACCTCACGAATGTGCGGACTGCGGCAAGAAATTCAAGTATGCCTCCATCCTCACGGCCCACAGGGTCATCCACACGGGGGAGAGACCCCACGGCTGCCCCGATTGCGGCCGCCGCTTCTCTTTCCGCCAGGCCCTGGAACGGCACAGGAAAATCCACCAAATGGAACGCGGGTACGATTGCATCATCTGCGGGGAGATTTTTACGTCTCCGTCGGCATGCACCGAGCACAGGCAAACGCACGCGGAGGACGACAGCTACGAGTGCCCGCACTGCGAGAAGAAATTCGCCTGGTTGACAGCGCTATTGAGGCACCTGAAGAGTCAGCACGCGAAGTCAGCGGGCGTCGGGAGCGACGCCGACGATGCGGCGGGAGAGGCACCCCCTGAAAACGTCAAGGAGGTCGTTGCCCTCGCCGCCGTCCGCACCGGCCGACGCCAACGAAAACCAACCATGAAGATGGAAGCCATGGACTTGCAGAAACGCACGAAGAGCAAGAGAAAGCAAGAAGACATCGCGGAGAGGCCACCTGCCTTGGAGCAGGCGGCCTTCAGTTGGTCAGTGTCCTCCTGCGTTTCTCTCGTTTTATACCTCacgaacaaaaaaatcccccatAATCTTTCAAATGTGGGATGACCATGTCCTCTTTTAACCTCTCTCAAACAGTTCCGAGCATTCATACGGGTCACCCTTGGTCGTACTGAAAGATCCTGATGAAAGTGAGTCTTTACTTgcttttttgagaaaattccGGGCTCTGAAATCCTTCCAAAGAAATGATTAgcagtacttgtttttttttttttgcaattattgGAAAATGGATTTTGAACATTGATGTGATCTGTAATGGAACACTTGGATGTTTCTGTCAGATTGCGCGGCCGACGGCGCTTCGTCCCGTCCGGAGCGCCCCGTCCAGCACGTGAAGCGCCTTTGCTGGCAGGACGACGAGACGGCCCTCGCCGCTGGCGACTGCAAGTTTGGTTTCAACTGCCCGGACTGCGACCAGAGCTTCAACTTAATGTCGGCGCTCGAGTCGCACGAGTGCGTCCACGCAGGTGAGCAGCCTTTCCTCTGCTCTGATTCCGGGCGACGTTTCTCCTTCGAGCAATCCCTGGAGATGCACAAGCAGACGCACGCGTACGAGCCCGCCCTCCACGGCGAGTTCACCGAATCCGCCGCGCACAACACTTTGCCGGAGAGACGTACGGAGACTCCCGGCGAGAAAGCggacgaggtggcgagtccaaTAAAATGTCCCCAGTGCGGGCGGAGCTTTAGCTGCGCCAGGTACCTCACCAGGCACCTCTGCACCCGCCGGGTGGAGCGAGCGCACGCCTGCAGCTGCGGCAAGAGCTTCGCCCAGCGGGGGGCGCTCACGGCGCACCGCCGCACCCACCAGAAAGACCGGCCGCACGTTTGCGAGCGGTGCGGCAAGGGCTTCCTCTACAAAGGCGGCCTGGCCAACCACATGAAGATCCACTCGTCGGAGATGCCCTTCCTGTGCGCGTTCTGCGGGAAGTGTTTCAAGCGGGAGCGCAACTTGAAGAAGCACGAGCGCTGCCACACCAGGGAGAACGTCTACAGCTGCTCGCAGTGCGACAAGAGTTTTGTGTACAAGGCCACGCTGGTCAGACACGAGCTGACCCACTCGGGCGAGAGGCCGTACCTGTGCTCGGACTGCGGGAAGAGGTTCTTTTCCCACGCCGAGCTGCTCAAGCACGAGCGCTTCCACACGGGCCACAAGCCCTTCAAGTGCCCGCACTGCGCGAAGACGTTCACCCAGTCGTGCTACCTGACCGTTCACCTGCGCTACCACACGGGCGCGCGGCCTTACTCGTGCGCGGAATGCAACAAGGGCTTCCTCAGCGCCAACCGCCTGAAACGGCACACGCTGACCCACACGGGAGAGAAGCCCTTCCCCTGCGAGGCTTGCGGCAAGTTATTCAGGCAGTCGTATCACCTCAAAGTGCATCAACGGACGCACGACAAGATCATGTGAAGACaaacttttccaaaaaaaaaaaagggaatcccaccgcttcactttttccacattttgttttttgcctcaTTCCAAAACTGATTTCAAATTCCTCTTGAAATTCTCCACACAAGACTACATAGCGAGGTTTTAGTTTTCATCCTCGCCGTTTGTCGTTCCCCCCCATAATCTCGTCGTTGGGTGTTGCGTGTGGAATGGAGTCCATAACAAATGCGGAAAAGGTGAACTGCTGCAAATACTTTCACATACTCAACAAGTCGTGAGTCTTCAAACGGGGAAGTGGCCACCGAGTTTTGAGAGTCACCAGCGTGTTGCGACAGAGCCACCCAAAGACTCCCGGCAAAGGCGAAAATGGACGCGGGGACCGTTGCAGATTGCGAATTCTGATGCTCAGCTTCCTGTTGGAGAAGAGAAAGTACTGAAACTAAAACGATTGCACGTGTTTTCAAAAGTTCAgaggtcaaaatcatgttcaatgACCAGCGTTTGtctagaaatgtttatttttgttattaaagtgttcttacaaaacaaaactacacaaatgaacattttgtgaCGGGAAGACAACTTTTGAAGGGTCCACGACGGTCTTAATCTTGAGCTTACTTGTGAGAAAAAGATAGTGTTGCAGCTTTTGTCGGCAAAAGCAAAGAGGAATTGAGTTTGGATTTCCTGGATTTAGCtgacaaaacagaaaaaggcCCAAATGGCATTTCTATACTTAGCACCTAAGATAGTAGCGAACGCGCGTCGAGGCTACACAGCAACGTGCAGCGTGATGGGGCAGTGGTCGCTCCCCATGGCTTTGTTGCGGATCTTGCTGTCGCACAGGCCGGGCACCAGGGAGGACGACAGCACGAAATAATCCAGGCGCCATCCCACGTTCTTTGACCTGGAATTCATCATGTAGGTCCAGAAGGTGTAGGCGTTGGCCGTGTCGGGGTAGAGCTCGCGGAAGCTGTCGACGAAACCGGCCTCCAGCAACTTATCGAAGCCCTCGCGCTCCTCCGGGGTGAAGCCGGCGTTTTTCTTGTTGCCCTTGGGGTTCTTCAGGTCGATCTCCCGGTGGGCGACGTTGAGGTCGCCGCACAGCACCAGGGGCTTCTGCACGTCCAGCTCGCTCAGGTAGTTGCGGAAATCCTCGTCCCAGGTCTTGCGGTAATCCAAGCGCACCAGGCCTTTGCCGGCGTTGGGCACGTAGGCCGTCACCAGGTAGAAGGTGGGGAACTCCGCGGTGATGACACGGCCTTCTTTGTCGTGTTCCTCTTTACCTGAACAAGTCAAGAAAGGCGTTCGAAGAAAATTAGTCGAGTGTTAGCAAAGTGTAGGCTGGTTGTTGTTGAGAATAAGCGACATTGACGGGAGTGGGGAAGCCATGTCGCCTCTTTCCGGTGCACGCGAATGTTTGCCCCGCATCAAATTCGGCGTTAAATGCAGCACGGCCCTTCTCATTTGTCTCCAGATGGCACCCGACTTTCGGGCCACTCGAGGCAATTGTTGGAATTGGAGCTCACCGATGCCGTACGTGACTTTGACGGGCTCCGTTTTGCAGAGCATGGCCACGCCGCTGTAGCCCTTGTCGTCCGCCGTGCACCAGTACTTGTGCGGGTACTCGGGCATGGACGTGATTTCGGCGGGCAGGTTTTTCTCCGCGCACTTCGTCTCCTGCAGGCACAGGACGTCTGGACTCTCTTCACGCAGCCACTAGGAGGGACGAAGACAAGCGTTAGGTGGGgcaaaaccaaaatattagtCTCGGCGTtgggcttttttggggggatttaaaGGGTCAACTCACATCCAGGCCGTTCTTCTTCACCCAAGCTCTCAGTCCGTCCACGTTCCAGGAGGTGATCTTCATGTTGGCGTCGCGTCCATCTTTGCTGGTGGTTTTGTCCGGCGGGTCTTCGTACAAAACGGGAGCTTCGGGTTCCttagttttcttttctttcttcggAGTACTTTCTGTAAACGTACAATTACAGGGCGTGTGTGAAAGGTTTGGAAGGTTTTGCGCCTCCTGTACTCACCCGCCGTGGCGTCATTGTCCCCTTCCGCCGTGGCCTCTTCTGCCTTCCTGCCTCGCTTCATGCTTGAACGGAGGAAAACGCTTCGGAGACACCAAAAACGCGCACGCCACAGCACAGACGCCGCTgggaaaagtggaagaaaaaaaaaaaaaaagtgttaaaatgaacgcacacattttcacactacTTTTCAGAGTGGTGCCAACAGTGTAATGGCCTCATGTTTGTTTTAGTTCCTTTGCACGGCTTCTAGATTGCACGCACAGTTTTCTACCTATTGTGATATTGTTTGCGgttctttttcttctatgtACAAGGCTTGCAAAACACAGATTTGGAAATGTGACTGAATATCACCGTTGTTATTTGCATTGTTGAAGAATGCACGTACCATCTAGGCTAACACCTGAGTATGACCCACATTGcaataatgttaaaataattattgaaaCCATTTAAAGCAGAATTTGACCCAGCTGAGTTGCAGGTGTACCGAATATTTTGGCCAGTGGCTATTATGCATAATACCCAAATGAGATGAGGTGAAACTCGTCTATTTCGATGTTTTATGCCATTTATCGCAGTACATTAGATTTGAAGCAAAAGACTCGGGAAGTACGAGTTGCACGATGCACGACGTTCGCGTTGTATTGGAACAAAAGACGGCAGACGGAGGCCTCTTTCAAAGCAAGCCAGTAACTCTTAGCGTGCTAATTCAGCTTCTTTCGCcttgcatagaaaaaaaaaaaaaacccaaccccGATGAGTCTTTCAAGGTCCTCCTTAGGAGGTCGAAAAGAAATGTAGCTTGTTTACATAATGCAAATATTCATACTTGCACTTTGAGCAGGATGCAAAGCCGCGGGACACGCGAACCAGCAGTCACTCCCCCAAAACGTTTGATACAAAAGCGGAAGCTAACAGTACGCTAATGCGGCTGTTATGACACACTCGGGAGTGCGAGCGCGGTCAACGTTGAAGTACCGCAGCTTGTGCGGAACCGAAGGCTTCAATCCGATCCGGTTGAGGTGCTTATGGCactttattgtaaataattcGTGCATGCGCAACCGTAGAGATTTGCCCGTACTATTTTCCCCACGTGCTCCTTCAAATGGACCCTCTGTTCAATgcctgcatgaaaaaaaaaaaaaacccagaaaggATAGATTTCAACATTGCATGTTTGTGAATTACCATATTTAGATCTACTGTCGTGTGGGATCGGGTGAAAAAAAGTGGCAGatgttaatttgttttattttatttgtttacttttatAGTCAGGCGAATCGAACACTTTTGAGTATTTATGGTCCTAGGATTTCACCTGGGCGAGTTACTTGGCTAGGAAGTCACAATTAGTTTCTCATAAACGCACCCAAGTGGGACAAAAGTGAGTTTATTGAAGCGTTTAACCTATTCGATATTGTGCGTCGGTATTTATGGTATGTGTAACAAAAAAAGGTAGTCTGTCGTAGCTCCATGGCTAACTGTAAAGTGGAAATTGTTTAGTTTTCCTGTCAGAAACCAAATGACGTCTCGTACTCGGAACATATATCACGTCCTCTCTTTTGATTAATGTCACTCATTAGTTTGCTTTCCTCATTGCAGACTATTTCTTATTTTCCCTTTAAATTCGTCTTGAGCTGCAATGACTGTGGTCATCGGGTTTGAGGGCAGTGCCAATAAGATTGGCATTGGgatcatcaaagacggcgaagTACTTTCTAATCCTCGACGGACCTACATTACCCCTCCCGGTGAAGGCAAGGCTCGATAATTTATATACATATGTCtatttttaaagataaaatTCATAAATGTATGGCATTAAAAGTTTGTTTCCCTTAAAAGGCTTCCAGCCAAGTGACACGGCCAGACATCATCGCTCCGTTATACTGACAGTCTTAAAGGAGGCCTTGGACCAAGCGGGGGTGAAACCTTCCGACATTGACTGTGTGGCATATACGAAAGGTCATTCAGCGtggtgacattttgaaaaagaattTGTAATTAATCAATAAAATGGATTATTTTCTCATCAGGTCCAGGCATGGGCGCTCCCCTGGTAACGGTGGCCGTGGTGGCTCGCACGGTCTCCCAGTTGTGGGGCAAGCCCCTGGTGGGCGTCAACCACTGCATCGGCCACATCGAGATGGGCCGACTCATCACCGAAGCCCAGAACCCCACCGTGCTTTACGTTAGCGGAGGGAACACGCAGGTCGGGGGCCGATGACCAATGACGTGTTTGAGGCAATTAAATGAAATcgtcaataaaatgtttttgtctttccttCCCTTCGAAGGTTATCGCGTACTCTGAGCGGCGCTACAGAATCTTTGGGGAGACCATCGACATCGCCGTGGGCAACTGTTTGGACAGATTCGCTCGCGTTATCAAGGTTTGTGTTCTGTTGACGTCAAcgtgagtccattttttttttccccccatctaaTGTTTTTACGTGCAGATTTCAAACGATCCCAGTCCCGGCTACAACATAGAACAGATGGCGAAGAAGTAAGCGATGGTGcactatttttaaattttgacttttattAATGTGTACATTTTCGCTATTATTCAGAGGCAGTCAGTATGTGGAGTTGCCATACACTGTGAAAGGAATGGACGTGTCATTTTCCGGAATACTTTCCTACATTGAGGTGAGCGATTGCATTAAATAACAATTTAGAAGGAATGATACGACTAAATGTTGTTGCAATAATAGGAAGCGGCTCACAAGATGCTTGGATCTGGTCAGTGTACAGCGGAGGACTTGTGCTTCTCGCTGCAGGTTAGAATTCACTCATCAATATCTTCAAATAGGATTAATAAATAGGTGGGGACATATTTGAGTTTGTTCCTCCAGGAGACGGTGTTCTCGATGCTGGTGGAAATCACAGAGCGGGCCATGGCTCACTGCGGCTCCCGAGAAGTCCTCATAGTCGGCGGCGTTGGTTGTAAGTGCGCTAGGAACGCTTGAATGAGTTGAGGCATTTAGCGATGGGCCTTTGGGGCCAATAAAAATCAATGATGAAAGATTAAATATGCCGTCAAACTGCTTTCGCAGGTAACCTGCGTCTGCAGGAGATGATGGGGCAGATGTGCTCGGAAAGAGGGGCCAAAGTTTTCGCCACTGATGAAAGGTAGACGTGTCTGTCCATAACTACCGATTTACTGGACTTATTTCAGGCAAGCTGAGCTTGGATTCACAACCCCGCACACAATTGTAGGAGAAGgtcacgtcacgtcacgtcacgtTTTTATGGTGTCATGTTCCAAAGCCAATCCAAAGTGACTTGAGTGGTGTTGGGACAGCAAAGTGTAATTTACAACCGGTGCTCGAAAATGTACCGAACGGAGAGAGCTCGTGCACCCGCGTCactgaagtcacgtgactggcaaAGCATGCTTCAATGCTAAGTGGGTTGGAGACGACAGAAATATGTTTTGGAGCACGACGCTCAGAGTTGTGTCCGATACCGttgaacatttagaaggtgacgataaatgagataaactcggcacagagggcccatatttaatgccgaagtcgatgtttttgccgataagaaattggagcGTTAACCtgcttgcgcttgtcttgggCAACTGGATCTGcgcctggatctggtgagtaagtcgtcgagatttccacggaagagtttgaaagcgtagaaaagtctgggcgcatacaaatacttgttGTTGGAGCTGTTcctaatcaagaataaatctcaGAGTTTTTTCAATAtgaatactaatatttaaataaatgacccctgcttttacacaaactcgcattaactatgattgggggggaggAGACAAGTCGGCCCCTCCATTCACGAAGCATATtatggccacatgttaaactttggtaaatttCTCTGtaacaatttaatttatttaatatgcattgttgtgAAATGAGtctaatgtgtatttaaaaaaagaaaataaacggcTCTGGTacgcggaagtgtgttttgGCCACACGATAAACCTCTGTGTGCCCGACGGTTtatgttctttctttctttttttaatctcaaatgagtccaatgcgtattaaggaagaaaaaaaaacgtctgtcggggagaggtttaccgaagattgtttggccgcaacacgctcggtgtacgttggagacgactcccgtttttttttttttttttttttaaaactcattattctcaaatgagccgacttggcattatgaatacttcttgggaattagaGATTGATCAGAGTAATTCCTACCTGAGGTGAAGCGATTGTTACGCAGtcgtgcgtattttggttgggcaccaccTATCACGttaaattgctgaaatccatcgttttcttcagctggtattctatagaatgacctctttgaatatccgtctTGTGTGTGGTGACAACCAATGGCACGTCTCATCAGGCATTGTGCATATTCTGCTCCCGTTTAAGGTCTCCcgcactgtcgagcagctctttttgaccggcaatacggtgCCGTCATTCACCTAAATTGTACATTATGAAACATCTTGAAAAGAGATTTGTAATTTGACAAGCACCCTAATTTGTAACATTGCATGCATACAATATTTCAACTGTAGATTCTGTATCGACAACGGCGCCATGATCGCGCAAGCCGGCTGGGAAATGTTTCGATCCGGGCAAGTGACGGAACTGGAGGACTCGTGGATCACGCAGAGGTAAGGAGCCCACTTTTAGCACCTCCGTGTAAGTTAGAAAATGCATCCCTAAACGTTTGTCCTGTTTGCAGGTACAGAACAGATGAAGTGGAGGTGACGTGGAGAAAGTGATGGTGGAAAACTGCACCTAAAGGGAATGTCAGTGTCCCGTGAGACTTAAGCACCCGCACGTCAACGCCTCTCTCAGGTAGCGTCTGATAATATTGCGCGTCTGACAAGTCGGATCAGGGGAAGCCCggcggttgttttttttttttatcttgaaggGACCACCTCATTGCTGTcaagaaaatgtgtttggaaTCAGAAGGACACtataaaatggattgcacttgCAAActtattgtattgttttcttGTCAAATAGATTCCAGTCCTCAAATAATTGGGCAGAAATAACAGCAGCGAGTCAAGTTTAATCTTTTATTAAGCAATACTGTTCATGTACATTCCTCCTCCAGTGTAATTTATTTCcaaattctttttcaaaaatcaaCATATTGAACACTGAGCTCCCTTATGGATTCATGAGCAACATTCACCTGAttagaaaacaaacttttttttttttttttggggtggggggtgacaGCATTAACCTCTGACGGCGATAACGGGGCAATTCTACTGTGCCTTTGAATACACCCCCTCTGTAAACCCAAGAGACAAACGATACAACTCTAGCAGGTACAAGACGTCaaatggagtggggggggggggggttaggccATCGCTAATAACATAATTCGCTTGAACAAAGTGCTTGATTGACCACACGCTTGACACTggacagttaaaaatgtaacgttccaaaaaaaagggggcggggggaaaagaaaagaattctCAAAGATTGTTAAAAGAAGGATGAGGGGGGTGGAAAGAAGACATACAAGCTAAAATTCAGAACAGGGCGATGGAACAACGGTCTGATTTACTTAAGGCAGACTTTGTAATaaggcgattaaaaaaaaaaaaaaaaaaaagaagaagaaaaaaggtcaTTGCTGTAAGATCTCAAAAAGGAGTTAGTCCAAAGTGTCTCAGTGTGGCTTTGCATGGAGACATCATCCTGAGTGCAGCGCGTGAGAGGGAACTCCAAGAATTGTCCGTCGTGACGTCGACGCGCACGGGGGCGCGTGTCCATTTGCGTGCGTGTGGGTGTATATACgcgtctggggggggggggggtgcgggcgCCGCTAGGCCGGGTGCTCCCGGAAGTCCTTGTACCACATAACTCTTTTTGGATCTGAAAAGATAAAAACAGGTTGGAGCAAAAACTAATTGGGACCCCCTGTTGAAAATGGAGTCAAAAGCAAATTTTAGAACTGATATGTGGTGTAAATGCGGATTAATAGGAAAAGGTAATAAGAAACATATTTCAGAGGCACGGTCCTAGGTGGGATTGCTTGTGTGTAATACATGGGTCAAAAGTGTGTCGGTGACTGAGTCTGCTTTACCACATGGAAAAAAACtattgaaagtttaaaaaaaaaaaaacttactagTGGGGTTCTGAACAAGGAAGTGTGGTGGAGTGTGGGGAAGCCTGTTCTTTTACATACTTAGAAAATAACGGTATTATATATAGGTATAATAATGGTATGTGTTAAGGTAGGGTTTACTGTTAAACAAGAGGGCAGattcatatttcaaatcaaACAGCGGTGCGTTTGGATCATTTTAGCATTCAACGTACCTCTTTTCTGTTTGTTGCAGATTGCATTCCATTCTGCAGAGGAAGCAAAGAAAAGTTACAAAAGTACATTCTAGCATGTTCGGTTATGaggatttcatatttttttccccaatatttaGGCTATGGATTGAAGGGTCACCTCTATTATGGAAGTTGAGAGCCTCCACAAGGTGGCGACAACTGAGTAGCAGCTCCCCGTTGTTCTCATCCAGGTCGGGGTGCGTCGCCGGGGCGGCAGAGGTAGCAAAGGGGGCTGGGGCTTCTTGGGGGGCCCGGATGGCGAGCGGCGGTTCTCCCGGCGTGTCTCCGGGCTGGGGCGCGGGGGGGTCGGGAACGGGCCTGGTCTCGCTGATGAAACTCAGCCCCCATTGATTTTGGAGCAGAACGCCGATGGCGTGGCGGTCCTCCTCCAGAATGGCGCCGGTGGCTTTGGCCTTCACCTTGGAGGCGTAGCTGACGGCCGGCTGCAGCTTGGCGGGGCTGTCCTGCACCGGGAAGGCGGGCGGGGGCTTGAGCAGCGACAGACTGTCCTCCACCCACCGGTCCTTCCGGTTAACCTTTTGGGCGCGGCCGAGCTCCTTCTGGCCGGTGTCCCGGCGAAGGCCGCGGCCTTTGTACTGCGGGCCCTTGCGTTCTTTTTCCCCGCGGAAGCCAAAGGGATGCGCGCGGGCGGGTCCGATCTGGTCGGCCTCGGGAGAGAGCTGGCGCGACCGGCCCCCGGAGAGGCAGCCtcctcccccgcccccgccgcaGTTGCCGGGCGACAGGCGTCGGTTTCGGACGTGCGGCTCCGGGTTGGCGGTGGCGACGAGGACCGCGGGGTCGCACAGGGTATCGGATTCGCACACACTGTTACTAGCTTCCCACGTACCTGGAGGAACACACGTGCGGCATTAGTCGTTTCGAATGATTATGGGAGTTGggttccccccccacccctatcccaaaaacatgcattcattggaaactgtAAATGGACCCTagttgtgattggctgacaaccagttgagggtgtaccccgccttctgcctgatgaGGATAGGCAGGGGGAGCGTCTCAAGACAGCTTACGGGCGCCGATCGCATTGACATTTTGTTTCCAACAAGGATCTTatttgtcagtttcaatgttttGATTATGAGAGATGCTGCTGACTGTTGTTATGCTACAGGATAAGTTTTaagtaaagaaaaatgtttagctaaaagatgtattttttttccaagacctTGACTGTAGAAAAAGTTAGGAAGCCATTTGTTGTAAAATTTTTATAACTTAATCAAGTGGGAGCTTCACGCACTTGTAAGAAAGTTTATAGTTCAAtaccccccccacaaaaagacaaaaaaaaaaaactagttgc carries:
- the LOC133493693 gene encoding zinc finger protein 11-like isoform X4, whose product is MDTCLFATAHQGRPLPASSLRLLVPPVQLLSASMWQRIKERDVTDYWEVADFVGLVLGMVPELLTCKHRLQLDLGLRARTVYWLGASVSGACVDLRAETEDLKVLLQHHKHLRPLEQHVDPTAGVGDIVLASLSAFPSREMAKAEEQSNHSGPDDGSHVGGTAEDEVAVEVIAEVEDEELHLMAENVIFILEDNGWVERAEGTTTDADAGKAEKGMDEKGRGLTSMHQADVHQDDDSSMKAGPSSKPHECADCGKKFKYASILTAHRVIHTGERPHGCPDCGRRFSFRQALERHRKIHQMERGYDCIICGEIFTSPSACTEHRQTHAEDDSYECPHCEKKFAWLTALLRHLKSQHAKSAGVGSDADDAAGEAPPENVKEVVALAAVRTGRRQRKPTMKMEAMDLQKRTKSKRKQEDIAERPPALEQAAFSCSEHSYGSPLVVLKDPDENCAADGASSRPERPVQHVKRLCWQDDETALAAGDCKFGFNCPDCDQSFNLMSALESHECVHAGEQPFLCSDSGRRFSFEQSLEMHKQTHAYEPALHGEFTESAAHNTLPERRTETPGEKADEVASPIKCPQCGRSFSCARYLTRHLCTRRVERAHACSCGKSFAQRGALTAHRRTHQKDRPHVCERCGKGFLYKGGLANHMKIHSSEMPFLCAFCGKCFKRERNLKKHERCHTRENVYSCSQCDKSFVYKATLVRHELTHSGERPYLCSDCGKRFFSHAELLKHERFHTGHKPFKCPHCAKTFTQSCYLTVHLRYHTGARPYSCAECNKGFLSANRLKRHTLTHTGEKPFPCEACGKLFRQSYHLKVHQRTHDKIM
- the LOC133493693 gene encoding zinc finger protein 11-like isoform X3 → MDTCLFATAHQGRPLPASSLRLLVPPVQLLSASMWQRIKERDVTDYWEVADFVGLVLGMVPELLTCKHRLQLDLGLRARDVFPTLYGLEYDMDLQSLFWKFLCRLGKLLPVPDLKQTVYWLGASVSGACVDLRAETEDLKVLLQHHKHLRPLEQHVDPTAGVGDIVLASLSAFPSREMAKAEEQSNHSGPDDGSHVGGTAEDEVAVEVIAEVEDEELHLMAENVIFILEDNGWVERAEGTTTDADAGKAEKGMDEKGRGLTSMHQADVHQDDDSSMKAGPSSKPHECADCGKKFKYASILTAHRVIHTGERPHGCPDCGRRFSFRQALERHRKIHQMERGYDCIICGEIFTSPSACTEHRQTHAEDDSYECPHCEKKFAWLTALLRHLKSQHAKSAGVGSDADDAAGEAPPENVKEVVALAAVRTGRRQRKPTMKMEAMDLQKRTKSKRKQEDIAERPPALEQAAFSCSEHSYGSPLVVLKDPDENCAADGASSRPERPVQHVKRLCWQDDETALAAGDCKFGFNCPDCDQSFNLMSALESHECVHAGEQPFLCSDSGRRFSFEQSLEMHKQTHAYEPALHGEFTESAAHNTLPERRTETPGEKADEVASPIKCPQCGRSFSCARYLTRHLCTRRVERAHACSCGKSFAQRGALTAHRRTHQKDRPHVCERCGKGFLYKGGLANHMKIHSSEMPFLCAFCGKCFKRERNLKKHERCHTRENVYSCSQCDKSFVYKATLVRHELTHSGERPYLCSDCGKRFFSHAELLKHERFHTGHKPFKCPHCAKTFTQSCYLTVHLRYHTGARPYSCAECNKGFLSANRLKRHTLTHTGEKPFPCEACGKLFRQSYHLKVHQRTHDKIM